The window GAGAGCTCGTATTCCACTAAGTGAGAAAAAGCCGCAACCATCTAGTATTTCCATTACATAATCTTTATCCTCTCTTTTAAAGAAACATGCAATGTCTAGTAGTATATTCTTCTCCTCATCATCTAGCCCATCATAACTTACTTTAAGTACTTCTTGAATTTTCATATTAGGAGTACTTTTCAGTTTGTCTAATTgatttcttcattcttctttggTCATGCTAAATAAAAAGGAACCTAAAACTTCTAGAGCCAATGGGAGGCCTTGAGCATAACCAATTACTTCTTTTGAAACCTCCATGAAATCATCACAAGGAATTTATGTTTTAATGAATAGGGTGTAAGGAACTCAGAAGCTTCGTCATAATTAAATCTCCGAGCCTCATAATAATTGAGTACTCCATGTGAAGTTAACAAATGCTTATCCCTAGTGGTTATAATAATTCTACTTCCTCGACCAAACCAATCATAGTTTCCAACCAAGCATTTCAATATTATTGGATCATTCATATtatcaagaacaataagaaCCTTTTTTGAGTGGAGCCTTCCCTTTATAGATGTGAGTGCCTTCATATTTAGATTTGGTTCCTCCAATAGTTGAGCAAGAAACTTTTGTTACAATCCTATTAAACCCTCCTTTGCCAAATCCTCcccaacattttcaaaaaaacaacATGCTTCAAATTGACAAgtgatttttctataaatagctcTAGCAAGGGTTGTTTTCCCTATTTCGCCCATGCCCCAAATTCCTACCATCAGAAAATCATCAGACCCCAAACATAATCGCATTTCTATTTCTTGCATGCGAGCATCTATTCCAACCAGATTTTCAGTATCACTAATAGATGTATTtaacaatttattcaaaatatctgTAACGATTTCCTTGATGAGTAGAGGCTCATTCCTGCCATATTTGAAGCATAAACACATAATAAGTCTagttatccataaaaaaataataaaaataaaggaaataagagATGTGTGAAGACGTAGTCAGTCTCAAATCTACCCTTAAAGAAGTGTACTAAAAAAGTTCTAAATTCTATGTACCCAGTCCTTCAATCATTTAATATATGCAATATTCTTATACCCACTATGTTGTAAAAAGTAATAGGTGAATTAGCAAGAGCATTTAAATTGACAAtgttaaaaatcaaagaataaaaataagagtgaaAAAGGCTTTAGAAAATTACTTATTTCTTGAATCCCAACCGGATAAATTTGCAACTTGAGTGAGAGCATCCTTCCAACTCTGCACCCTCTCCATGTTCTCGGAGTTCTCTTCATGTTTAGCCAATGCTTCTCCAAATATGCCCCTCTGTCTTCTCACATCCGAGGGATCCACATTGTAGAAAATTGGGACAACCCTCTGTCTCCTGCTTTTCATGCACTCTACTATCTTCACCAATTCCTGTAAACACCATCTAGAGAATGCATAATTTTTCGACAAAACAACTATTGAAAACATGGAGTTTTCGATAGCTGCAACCAGGGCAGGAGATATGACTTGGCCTCTCTCGAGCTTGTCATCATCGATGAAAGTGTTGATTCCTTTCTGGCACAAGGCGTGATAGAGATGGGCAGTGAAGTTATTGCGGGTGTCTTCTCCTCTGAAGCTGAGGAACACATCATAGCGCGtttgagaagaagaagaagaagcagcagCAGAAGCCATACCCAGCAGTAGAGAGATGAAGCTTGAGATATGAGTTGTCAAGTCTGAATTATCCTGTAGGAAAGGGAAAGTTTCACAATTGATTCATATAATTCAAAAACTTAATGAACAAAACCAAAGAAATTCAGAGACAAAATGTTATCTCTTTGTATTATCAAAGAGAACTACAAATCTGAAAATAGCTATAATTGAAGAATACACCTGCGAAATCTGAAAAAGAGAATGATCAATGATAATAACTAAACACCGTGGCAAGTGAATGTAACTGAAGCCAAGTCTCCCCgcaaaacttgaaatatttcaGGCCAAGTCTCCCCACAAGCAAGAAAATATATACTCCCTCTGCTAAAGGAAGTGGTGAGGAAAGCGTGTTAAACGACAAAAGAGAAAAGATAAAGCAAAacaggcaaaaaaaaaaaaaaaaaaaaaaaaagcagaaaGTCTTGTTCACATTATCAGCTTCATGGGAAAGGTATCGAAttgttcctttcttttctttccttttttgttattttttattttgaggcaCCGTACACGTTTGGTCACAATTATTTTCCAATCCAGGTATGAACAAACAAAGCATATGCCATAAAAGACTACCACCGACATGCTTTGTCTTGCAGTTTTTCTTCAACTTAGGAGAGGGTGTTCAGATGCAACCGAAGTTAGATGACATTCAACTTGCAGcactgtcttttttttttctttatttatttatttatttatttttgtactcCAACGCCCatgtttgaatatttttctaaaaaataattaaaaaaaaaaagaatgacaaACCaattataattcaataaaaattatttaaaacttcatatatttttcaactGAATATCCAATCCAGCTACGAAGGgtagaaaattttttttttaaccgcAAACAATCTACTtaagttttctaaaaaataaaataaaatgattttattttatagaaaatgattttactaTCCGTAAATAAACTTTGAAATTATTCTCCTTACAAACATATTGACCCACAACATATGGAGATGCGACCTTCCAAGTTGTGGGCTTACACCGAAAGGGCCCAAAAAGGTAAAGTGGCAAAGAAAAAGCataaagaagatatttttttttattttatttttaattttattcatgttAAACTCGTAGAGCCTCCTAGGACATTTTGTTTTACCTTGTAACTAAGaagttggttttattttaaaattaaaaactttcaaatatgaAACTTTGATATCACTTGTTGTACTAGTGAAAGTGTCAATATAaactttggttttatttttcactttttcttacATCTCCACCCTAGTGAACTATTTTATTCCATCAGATGTCTCTCAcacttcctcacatctctatcctatctctctcataactttttctttccatgacctaaaatatttatagagatattttcattacttttctaataaatttaattataatcaCACATaaagttatgaaatattttatataatatttcttttacaaaaaaaaaaaaaatctaaataggAGTTTGAAACACCTTCTCAAAAAACACTAAACCAAAATCatgattctttttaaaataatattaatacatgaaagaatttattgaataagctcaaataaaatttatatgataagTAATATTTTctaactattattttaatatattaacgccttaaataaaattagtcaaacacgcatataaacttttattcaacttaaaaaaaaattaagtagtGTGAATCCTATACATGTGTCATCATCAAAGGGATTATCACCCTATACAAGAAAAATTACATACAggagtaaaatattatttacaataattatatattcTGACAAGTGTGAATCCTTTAGTTGCCTAGTCATCCCATTTCTAGGaatgaagaaaaacaatcaaaaaACAGTTGGATGCTGGAAGATTAGGTTCTGTTACAAGAGCTTTTCTCTCATCTGCTTCTGCTTTTCTGCTCCTTCACTAGAGCCCACTAGAATAATCCCCCTCATTAATTTGCATTACAGGAATGGAGCTCATTTGACTTCAATTCACAACACATATTTCTAGGGCTCCCACCGCAAAAGCAACACCATACTCGCACCACAATGAACCACATATGAACCTAAACAGGCTAAAAAaaaccgactaagcccaaaaagaggccctagtggtgccatatgaaaACATGGGTGCATGTGACACTCATAGGATAAATCCAAGTGTCAagagacaaaattgagggtctacactctgactcgtgagctcagggctctagatgctatgaacaactcaaggttgtcattgacatgaacgactccaggtcatgagctaaaggctctCAATGCTATTAActactcaaggctatggatatATGAACAAatctgggttatgagctcaggtctctagattttatgaaaaactcaaggttattgttgatatgaaagactttgggaCATGAGTGCAATGCTCTACATGCAacgaatagctcagggttgtgattgacatgattACTATgcgtcgtgagcttagggctcaagatgctatgaaaaattaagggttgtgaatgacatgaacaactccgggtcatgagctcaaggctctagatgctattaacaactcaaggttgtgaatgatatgaatgaatttgggtcatgagcttaggcttCTAGATTATATTAACAACTAAGggatatggttgacatgaatggctttgatttgtgagcttagggctctaaattatatacataacttaaggttgtcgatgacatgaaaggctctgcgtcgtgagcttagggctctacatgctatACACAAGTTTGGGCTATCGATGACACGAAAGAGTCCAactcgtgagctcagggctcttgatactatgaaactcatttaaaaaaaaaaaaaccaaaaaaaaaaagttaatattacaaaaaattggaaatccaaactcatttaaaaaaataaaaaaaattaaaaggaaatcgcctcttcaagagatgatttttccatttaaaaaaaaataaaaatatttcaaaagggaaatcgtctcttcaagagacgatttcccaaaaaaaaaatataataatattacaaaaactaaatttaaaaaaaatcccaaatttaaaaaaaaaattaatattacaaaaaattggaaatccaaactaattaaaaaaaattaatattacaaaaaattggaaatccaaactaatttaaaaaaaaaattaatattacaaaaaataatttttttttaacaaaaaattggaattccaaactaattttaaaaaaaaaatatttcaaagggaaatcgtctcttgaagagagattttcccatttaaaaaaaaatcaaaagagaaatcgtctcttgaagataCTATTTTCccatttcagtttttttttttaattttggattttttttttaaatttatattttgtaatattaattttttttaatgggaaatagtcccttcaagagacgatttctcttttgaattttttttttaaatgggaacccttttaaaaaaaaaaaaatcgtcttttgaaaagacgattttggttaaaaaaaaatttatccaccCTCTCTCATATGGTAAAAACTACCATACATTTGAAATTACTTTTTTCGCTAtcgtaatttaaaaataattttttaaaattaccgtACTATCGTGAAAAGTTCCCTTGAAGGATGGAAGAAACGATCAAAGCCGCGTGACATTggtcaaaataaaaattgtttagaGCTTGAAGGATGGAAGAAACTATCAAAGCCGCGTGACGTTggtcaaaataaaaatagtaatatttaTGATCTACAACTTATGTTATTCTCTTTAGAGATGACTAGTAAAGTTGTTGCGGGCATCCTCGcctctaaaactcaagaacaCATCGTACCTCCATTTAgaattagaagaagaagaagagggtctcTTGGGATTGCTAGTGGAAGCCATGGTTGGATTGTAACAAAATTACAAGAACAGAACttagaagaagacaaaaaaggGGTCTTTTGAATGCTGGGACGATGGTGGTGAGGATGTCTAGTTCTTCTCTCTCATCTTTGATTGGCTGCAATCCTTTAGCATTGAGTAACAGTGGGGGGTTCACGAGAGTCAAAGTCCTACCTCAATTATTAATTGCACTCTCCATGCTTTTTCTGACtcctttctttatattttaccttttttttttttggcacttcaatttacttgtttttttcttttatttcctagGAATTCATATGATAATAGCTAAAgtatcatttcttttttctcttagataaaaagaataaagataaatttcaacaatagaaaatgaaattttattaggTTGAcataataagtaaaattaagaaatttggCATTGAAAGCTTGATTTATTGATGGGtagagaaaaatacaaaatcttTATAAATTTGCAATAGTAGTATTACTGTACTCAATTGATTTCCTTTACAACTTGGGGAGGTAAGTGGCTTCCAGCTATCTTCCTAAACAATTTTAATCATGTTGTTAGGCGTGCAGACAGTAAAGAAGGAAGCCTGAAATTTCTGACTAGAAATGACAGCATTCCAAGTCAAGtcaagaaaataggaaatagCTATGATTCTTCTCTCCCATCCCTTTTTACATTCAACAACAGTGGATTACAGAGGGGAAAAAGTTGGAGAGAATGAGTCTTTGGATGCTAGCTTTTGAATTTCCATGAACTTTCCCATGATTTTTGTGGAGGAACTTCCACCCATCTCCCCGTAATACTCAACAAAGCTTTTCAGTATGTTCCTCAGTCATCATCAGTGAAACTGAATGGTAGCTGTCATTTGTTAATGTGATTTTCTCTTTCATGATAggtttttgaaaagttaaaaacttaaaaataaaaataaaggatttataagaaaatttgcTTATTAAACATGTCGCGTTTGTTGACTATATAGAAATATGGAAATATGACaacaaataaaggaaattatGACAACAAATTAACAAAACCCATTTGAATGGAAGTCCATGAGCCTAGACATAACATAAGAAAAAGAAGCCTAGACGTAAATCCATGGCTtggatttataattttcttaatagtgtttttaatatcattaataattaattaaatattaaaaaattatatatatatcataatttattttatattatttaatacaattaaattaaatgaatcataattttaatattaatatatattttaaaaattagacatattataatcaaatatcataatattatatataatttaataataaatatacacttataaaattcatatttttatcgatgcatacaatattattatcaaatatgctaaatcatattataaatatatcaaattatttaataaaacaacttaaaattatcattatacttctaattatatttttatgaagtttttcttatatttttgtaaattttgatcaattttaggtttatcgatatttttttccaaaatatccgctgatatatcttcgatatatccgtaaaatcgaagtaccgatattttcatccttgctccTTGGTAGAGATGTAGTTTGGTGGGTCTAAGACGAGTCAAATCTATCTTTACCAtgttttattattcaaatagaTTATCATCCCATTCCccctccaaataaaaaaataaaaaaataaaagttaaataggACTAATTTGAGAATTTGTCATATTTGTTCCATCTCATTTCTCTTgcatagtttattttattttattttttaaaactttgttttcttaattatattacAAAAAGTGGTGGATATAATTTATCGAAAGCATATCACTTGATGAAAAAACCTCATTAAGAAACTCATTGAGCCACTACACACAACTAAGGATCCTTCTATGCCGTCGATAAAAAATAAGCTTGACAAAGTGCTTACCCATTTAGTCAAAGTCAAGTAAGGCTTGGTTGTGCAAAGGGAAGAGGGGTTGGGGGTACTTGTACAAAGGACCAATTGACCATCGTAGTTATTTAAAAGAAGTTTGTATTGcaggttttctatttttgttgttagttagtacattttaaaattctaagtATGGTtcgaattattttctatttgttaaaaaataaaatattagtaactTACCTCTTACAAAAATAGACTTCCCTATTATTAAAggtaattcatttttaaaagttcctatattttatataaaaattattattattttttattttaaaaaagaattgttaTATCCCTCCcctaaaaatataagatttatagtataaaatataaaaaatttaaaattgctttcaaaattttatactattttttgtttttaaaataaaatatatatatatattaaaacaccATGTTagttattttactaataaataatattgataccatcaaataatattataagCACTGcctaataatgataacaaatttccctttcaagtataaatatattccaattttatctttttgtcaAAGTCATCACCACAACCTACCCCCAGTTACCcccaattttttctatttcttgaccagtagttttttttttttttttcctttttaatcccAAATTCTCACTTACAATCACTCTTAAGCATACCAACAGCATgtgaaatagaaataaaataagagtaaaCAAGTTGCATGGTGAGGCATAGAAATCAACTCAAAAAACAATGGAATGGCTCAAATTTACTTATGACCTACTTAAAAACTACGATTCTACAACggagaaagaaaatcaaagcaGAAATACCAATGAGCAAGTGGCATCTGCAACAAGTAAATTAAATGCCTGTAAGATCATCGAAGAAGAAGGGTCTTTGTTGACCCACTTATTTTATCTCAacatgctaaaaaaaaatttatttttaaatgagggatattaaaacattaattgtAATAAGCTGAGAGTACTTTGCATTAACATTTTGTAGaaattaaagtttattatttatttcataaatattttgtataatttatttatagtgAGGTGGTTGGGCCATTAAGAATTTATTGGTAGGTTGGGTCGCCAACCGGACACCATGGTTGATGAAATTGATCGATTGATTGGtttttctagaattttattttaaggttatcTGGTTTGATAggctaaaataataatcaaatggaaagaatgacatCCTTCCTTAATTTTGCTAAaagatgatatattttttattttttttactattttaatttgttttcctcCAAAAGCATGGTGTTCccatttattttgttcattttaatttttttcctactcatttatctttcaaacaattttttttttactttctcacTCTAACATTGATTCCAACATAATCTCTCTCACAACATGGCTTAATTTTTAAGTACCGTGACTTCAAACTTTCCTTCTTTCTCATTTCATGATCatccatcatatttttaatttactttattttttacaagACACTTTGGTTAGTTATCATCTCATAATGCTCTATCCACCATTTATTCATGTTCATCTAAACTAtattgcctaaaaaaaaaaaaaaaaatcatgttctcattttttttcattatattcatttcaccatctctttataatatatttatctttacatttcacttttttattattaatttctcaTGAAGGGTGTTCAACTCAATTGCATGGGAGTTAAgttcaatttataaaagaa is drawn from Vitis riparia cultivar Riparia Gloire de Montpellier isolate 1030 chromosome 18, EGFV_Vit.rip_1.0, whole genome shotgun sequence and contains these coding sequences:
- the LOC117906465 gene encoding TMV resistance protein N-like → MASAAASSSSSQTRYDVFLSFRGEDTRNNFTAHLYHALCQKGINTFIDDDKLERGQVISPALVAAIENSMFSIVVLSKNYAFSRWCLQELVKIVECMKSRRQRVVPIFYNVDPSDVRRQRGIFGEALAKHEENSENMERVQSWKDALTQVANLSGWDSRNKNEPLLIKEIVTDILNKLLNTSISDTENLVGIDARMQEIEMRLCLGSDDFLMVGIWGMGEIGKTTLARAIYRKITCQFEACCFFENVGEDLAKEGLIGL